A window of Candidatus Woesearchaeota archaeon genomic DNA:
CCATAATCTGATGGTTTTATGGTTTCCTTTCCGCCCTTATCCCCCTTATCTTTTCTATGATAAGGTAAGCTGCAAGCGCAAGCGCTGCTCCGCCAATGAATATCAAGAAGAGCTGTGTGCTCCCAATCCCTGAAACTCCCAGAGATTCTCCCCCAGCTGCCATGGGCGCAGGAAGGGAAGAGTCCGCTGCTGCTTCTGAATATGCTGCTGTTTTTGCAGACATTAGATTAAGAGAAGAGCGCCTGAAATTGCCTTTAAGGATTGAGAACAGGGGTATTGAGGATGCTACGATAAGCACGGTTACTGCTGTGAAAAGGAGGTTTTTTATCCTGTCCCTTAATCCGCTTTCAGCTTCCTTTGGGGCTATTATTATGTATTTGTTTGCAAGGGAGTAATGGTTTACTTCTTTTCCCTTCTCGCTGTAGTGGAACTCATTTGCAGCCACAAGAGTGCTTTCCACGAGGTTTTTCATGTTGTAATGAACTGTTGAAAGCGGAATCATCAGCGCCTTTGAGATTTCAGTCTCAGTTACAGAGCCCTTTTCTGCTATTAAGTCCAGTATCTTCTGGGCTGTTTCGCTTCCTATTGCATCAGCAATCTTCTTCAGCTTCACTTCGTTCAATGAGAGCAGAAGGAATGATTTTTTTTCAGCCATATTCATCATCTTGTTTTCTTTTTAATCATTAATTTTCATAATTAATTTATCCTGCAAAAAGGTTTTTCCTGTTTTATTTAAACCTATTCTTAGCTTTAACCTGATTTGAACCTATTGAAATCTTTCTCGCACTTTTTCCTTAACTTCTTTTGAGTAGTTGCATAATCTTTTATTTTTGCCCCTGCTCTTTTAAAAAGTGGAAAGCGAAAAGCGCGATAATCCGGATAAGGAAGACT
This region includes:
- a CDS encoding helix-turn-helix domain-containing protein, giving the protein MAEKKSFLLLSLNEVKLKKIADAIGSETAQKILDLIAEKGSVTETEISKALMIPLSTVHYNMKNLVESTLVAANEFHYSEKGKEVNHYSLANKYIIIAPKEAESGLRDRIKNLLFTAVTVLIVASSIPLFSILKGNFRRSSLNLMSAKTAAYSEAAADSSLPAPMAAGGESLGVSGIGSTQLFLIFIGGAALALAAYLIIEKIRGIRAERKP